The DNA region GGAGGCGTCACTCCAGGCTCAACATAGATGCAGCAGACCTGCAGGAACTCTGCCGCTACCTGACAGAGAAACGTGGTTTTCTCCTCCGATTGTTGGAGAACCCTGTGCTGCTTGAGCACGAGTCGTTCACAGAACTCCTCCGGGCGGTCTTTCACCTTACCGAAGAACTTGAGCGCCGGGGGGACTTTGCCGCTCTCCCGGCAAGCGACGTGGGGCATCTCGCCGGGGATGTGGACAGGGTTTACAATCGCCTGACCGGGGAATGGCTCGCTTACATGGAGTACCTCCAGCGCAACTATCCTTATCTCTTCTCACTTGCGATGCGGAGCAACCCCTTCGATGAGACGGCGTCCCCGATCGTGAGGGTATGAAAATGGCCCTCTATATTTTCATCTGGTATGCATGTGGCCTTGTGGGCATCATGTAGTTTTTTTTTGCGGTACTGTACGGCCTGCGGTATTTTTGCCACCCCGTCTCAGACACCGTCTCCCGACGCCTGCAGGAACCTATTTATCCATGAGCGAACTTATGCGAGGTCTGAACACCATGCAAGAATACTCGTTACTGATCGGTGGAAAGGCTGGCGAGGGTATCAACACGGCAGGCCTCTCCATAGCAGGTCTCTTCTCCAGCCTCGGTTACCGCGTCTACATGTACTTCGATTACCCCTCGCTCATCCGGGGCGGGCACAACTTTGCAATCATTCGCGCCGCGGACAGGCCAATCGGGGCGCACCGCACCAGGGTCGACGTTCTGCTGGCCCTTGACCGTAAAACCATTGAGACCCATAAGGAGCGGATCGACGGGAAGACAACGGTCATCTACGACTCCTCGCAGGTGAAAGAGGGGATGGGTTACGGCCTCCCCCTTGATGATATCATTGCGGAAGAGAGAGCGTCCCCGATAACCAGAAACTCCGCGATGCTCGGAGCGCTTGCCCGTGTTGCAGGGATCGACCGGGAGATACTCGAAGATGTCCTCCGCGCAGCCGTCCCGGAAAAACACCTGGATTCAAACCTCCGGGTTGCTGCAAGGGGCTACAGCGCGGTGGAGAGCGTCTTTTCCGTAAAACAGCTGGATGCCCCGGCACTCCCTGTCCTGACGGGTAACGAGGCCGCCGGGCTCGGACTGGTCTACGGCGGGCTTGATACCTACGTCGCCTACCCCATGACACCCTCATCGGGGGTTCTCCATTTTCTGGCCGGCCGCGCCGAAGATCTCGGGATCAGGGTGATCCACCCGGAAAACGAGATAAGCGTCATCCTGATGGCTCTTGGGCTTGCCTACACAGGGGAAAGAGCAGCGGTCGGAACCTCCGGTGGAGGGTTCTGCCTGATGACCGAAGGGCTTTCGTTTGCCGGGATGTCGGAGATGCCGGTGACAATAGTGCTGTCGCAGCGGCCCGGCCCGAGCACCGGTGTGCCTACATACACCGCGCAGAGCGACCTCCACTTCGCCCTGAACGCCGGCCAGGGGGAGTTTCCAAGGCTCGTCGTCGCCCCGGGGGATCCGCATGAGGCCTGCGCCTGGTCCGCGACCGCGCTGATGCTCTCCTGGCGCTACCAGGTCCCGGCGATCATCCTGATGGATAAGACGCTCGCTGAAGGTGCCTGCTCCTTCGATCTCGATGCATCAACTCCGCCGCGGGACCACGAACCGCTGCTCGAGGATGGAGAGGGAGAATACCGGCGTTACCGCCTGACTGAGGATGGAGTATCCCCGCTTGCCTTCCCGGGAATGGAAGGGGTGACGGTCAAGGCAAACAGCTACGCCCATGACGAGAGGGGGTTTACAACCGAGAAAGCAGAGGAGATCCGTGCACTGCAGGAGAAACTGCTCAGAAAAGCCGGGAGCCTGAAAGCGGAACTTGAGGGCTACCAGACCGTGAAGACCTACGGTGCACCTGACGCGGCGAGGACCATCATATGCTGGGGATCGCAGAAATGGGTGTGTATCGAGGCCGCCGCCGGGGTCGGCGCGCGGGTTGTTCAGCCTGTTGTGCTTGCCCCGTTCCCGGTTGAGGCCTGGAGCAAGGCGATGGCCGGCGCGGGAGAGGTGGTCTGCGTCGAGAACAATGCCACGGGTCAGGTCGCCCGTCTTCTCAGGGAGCATGGATTCGATCCAGGCAGATCCATCCTGAAGTACGATGGTCGACCGTTTGCGGTCGATGAACTCACTGCAAGGCTCGAAGAGGTGTTTGTATGACCCCGGACCGGTCTGCCGCTGGACTTATAACTCCGGTGCAGAACACCTGGTGTCCTGGTTGCGGTAACTTCTCGATCCAGCACATGATGAGATCGGCCATCGCAGAAATCTCGGAGGAGGAGGGTATACCCATCGAGAAGTTCGTCTTCCTTGGCGGTATCGGGTGCCACGGGAAACTGATGGATTACCTGAACGTCAACAGCCTCTACACCATCCACGGCCGTTCAATCCCGGCAGCCACCGGGATACGCCTGGCAAACCGTGACCTGCGGGTAATCTGTCACGTCGGCGACGGTGACATCTACGCCGAGGGGCTTGACCACCTCATCTTTGCGGCCAAGCGGAACACCGATATAACCGTGATCGTCCACGACAACCGGGTCTACGGTCTGACGACCGGACAGTACACCCCGACGTCGCCCACAGGGTTCCGGGGGCGTTCTACGCCGCGGGGGGTGGCGGAGCAGCCCATGAACCCGCTCGAGGTGATGCTCGCCGCCGGGGCCACCCACATCGCACGGGGCTACACCCGGAAGACCCGGCACCTCAAAGATATCTTCAAAGAGGCGATAATGCACCGCGGATTCTCTTTCGTCGATCTCCTCCAGATCTGTGCAACCTACTCCAACCTGACCGACTACTATGACGCGCATATCTACGAGATGCAGGATGGCGATCTCGATACCGGTCGGTTCGAGAGCGCTCTTCAAAAGATCAGGGAATGGGACTACGACCGGGATGCGCCTATCGCGATCGGGACGTTCTATTCGATTGAGCGGCCCCTCTACGAAGAGGGTTTCAGTGTACCGCCGAGCGGGCTTGAAGAGCGGCGCGGGCGCGTCCAGAGGTTGGTCGAGGGCTGGAGGTGAGGGGGGTCATTTTACACCCCCGCCGGCTTTTCCGGCAAACTGCCCTCAAAGCCAACTCTTTCCGCGACTTATAACTTCAATCTCCCATGACCCGCTTACTTCTTTCGGGAGGGGCTTTCTGCCCTCTGGCCGGTGACATCGGACGAAATTGATGGCTGCTGAAGAGTTATACAGTGAACTCCGCCCATCCCCTCGACCAGTGCCGTGCAGTCTATCCCGATGACCTTCCTGCCCGGGAAAGCCTGCCGAATCCGTGCCAGGGCTGCAGCATCGTTGGGGTGTTTGAAGGTCGGCACAAGCACAACGGTGTTTCCTATGTAGAAGTTCGCGTAACTGGCCGGCAATCGTACTTCACCGCCGACCCTGCCTGGTGTCGGGAGGGGGATTACCGTTAAGGGTTTACCGTCCTGGTCGGTTGACGACCGCAGGATCTCGTAGTTCTCCTTCAGCGGAGCGTAGTTCTCGTCATCCCTGTCGTCTTCGATGACACAGAGGACGGTTGTCGGGTTCACGAACCGCGCGATGTTATCGACATGACCACCGGTTTCGTCGCCAGCGATCCCCTCTTTCAGCCATATGACATGGCTGACACCGAGGTATGCCTCCAGATAGGCCTCGATATCCTCACGTGCGCTCCGTGGGTTCCTGTTCGGGTTCATGAGGCACGACTCAGTCACGATCGCCGTCCCGGCGCCGTTAACCTCGACCGAAGACCCTTCGAGAACGATACCGGGGGTGAATATCGGGAGGTTCAGGTCACGGTTCATCATGAGCGGGACTTCTGAATCCTTCTTGAGGTCAGGATACTTCTCTCCCCAGGCATTGAAGTTCCAGTGCACCATCGCAAGGCTCTCTGTCCTGCGGTTGATCACAAACATCGGCCCGTAATCGCGGAGCCAGACATCGGCATAATCGAGCATGTGGAACCGCACACCGGACGCATCGATGCCGCCCTCAAGGAGTATCCCCCCAACACGGGTATGCATCTGC from Methanoculleus receptaculi includes:
- a CDS encoding thiamine pyrophosphate-dependent enzyme, which gives rise to MTPDRSAAGLITPVQNTWCPGCGNFSIQHMMRSAIAEISEEEGIPIEKFVFLGGIGCHGKLMDYLNVNSLYTIHGRSIPAATGIRLANRDLRVICHVGDGDIYAEGLDHLIFAAKRNTDITVIVHDNRVYGLTTGQYTPTSPTGFRGRSTPRGVAEQPMNPLEVMLAAGATHIARGYTRKTRHLKDIFKEAIMHRGFSFVDLLQICATYSNLTDYYDAHIYEMQDGDLDTGRFESALQKIREWDYDRDAPIAIGTFYSIERPLYEEGFSVPPSGLEERRGRVQRLVEGWR
- a CDS encoding 2-oxoacid:acceptor oxidoreductase subunit alpha; amino-acid sequence: MSELMRGLNTMQEYSLLIGGKAGEGINTAGLSIAGLFSSLGYRVYMYFDYPSLIRGGHNFAIIRAADRPIGAHRTRVDVLLALDRKTIETHKERIDGKTTVIYDSSQVKEGMGYGLPLDDIIAEERASPITRNSAMLGALARVAGIDREILEDVLRAAVPEKHLDSNLRVAARGYSAVESVFSVKQLDAPALPVLTGNEAAGLGLVYGGLDTYVAYPMTPSSGVLHFLAGRAEDLGIRVIHPENEISVILMALGLAYTGERAAVGTSGGGFCLMTEGLSFAGMSEMPVTIVLSQRPGPSTGVPTYTAQSDLHFALNAGQGEFPRLVVAPGDPHEACAWSATALMLSWRYQVPAIILMDKTLAEGACSFDLDASTPPRDHEPLLEDGEGEYRRYRLTEDGVSPLAFPGMEGVTVKANSYAHDERGFTTEKAEEIRALQEKLLRKAGSLKAELEGYQTVKTYGAPDAARTIICWGSQKWVCIEAAAGVGARVVQPVVLAPFPVEAWSKAMAGAGEVVCVENNATGQVARLLREHGFDPGRSILKYDGRPFAVDELTARLEEVFV